In one Corallincola holothuriorum genomic region, the following are encoded:
- a CDS encoding fumarate reductase subunit C, producing the protein MSKRKPYTRPMGPTWWASHPYYRFYMLREGTSVFVTLYTLALVCALFALVKGEAAWDAYVSAMSSPAAIVFHLVCLAMAMLHAVTWFSLTPKTMDIWIKGKPLPENLIVGGHYAGFVVASIVVIVAIGGWL; encoded by the coding sequence ATGAGTAAGCGTAAACCTTATACTCGCCCCATGGGGCCAACTTGGTGGGCGAGCCATCCCTATTATCGCTTCTATATGCTGCGGGAAGGCACCAGCGTATTTGTCACCCTGTATACGCTCGCGCTGGTTTGTGCACTGTTTGCTCTGGTGAAAGGGGAAGCCGCCTGGGATGCCTATGTCTCTGCCATGAGTTCACCAGCAGCCATTGTTTTCCATCTGGTTTGCCTCGCTATGGCGATGCTCCATGCGGTGACTTGGTTCTCCCTGACCCCGAAAACTATGGATATCTGGATCAAAGGGAAACCCTTGCCTGAGAACCTGATTGTTGGCGGTCACTATGCTGGATTTGTAGTGGCGTCCATTGTCGTCATCGTTGCGATTGGAGGTTGGTTATGA
- the arfB gene encoding alternative ribosome rescue aminoacyl-tRNA hydrolase ArfB, whose protein sequence is MLEISSSVTLAEWEIELTAIRAQGAGGQNVNKVSSAIHLRFDIKRSTLPAFYKERLLNLKDHRITKEGVIVIKAQQYRTQEMNRDDALQRLKALILSATVQQKTRRPTKPTRGSQRRRMDKKTLHGKTKQLRGKVDH, encoded by the coding sequence ATGCTAGAAATTTCCAGTAGTGTCACCCTCGCCGAGTGGGAAATTGAGCTTACCGCGATCCGTGCCCAAGGCGCGGGTGGCCAGAACGTCAATAAAGTCTCCAGTGCCATTCATCTGCGTTTTGATATTAAGCGTTCCACCCTGCCAGCTTTTTACAAGGAGCGCCTGCTCAACCTAAAAGACCATAGGATCACCAAAGAGGGGGTGATCGTAATTAAGGCGCAACAGTATCGAACGCAGGAGATGAATCGTGATGATGCGCTGCAGCGACTTAAAGCGTTGATCTTATCTGCGACGGTACAGCAGAAGACCCGACGTCCTACGAAACCCACTCGTGGATCCCAACGCCGCCGTATGGATAAGAAGACGCTCCACGGTAAAACCAAGCAGCTGCGGGGTAAGGTGGATCATTGA
- the frdA gene encoding fumarate reductase (quinol) flavoprotein subunit, with protein MQTITTDIAIVGAGGAGLRAAIAAAEANPELEVALISKVYPMRSHTVAAEGGAAGVIQDHDQLDYHFNDTVSGGDWLCEQDVVDYFVENCTEEMIQLEHWGCPWSRKPDGSINVRAFGGMKIERTWFAADKTGFHMLHTLFQTSTKYPQIKRYDEHFCLDLVVEDGRCQGVLVQDMAEGETSFIQAKSVIIATGGAGRVYRYNTNGGIVTGDGMALAFRHGVPLRDMEFVQYHPTGLPGTGVLMTEGCRGEGGIMMNKDGYRYLQDYGLGPEVPLGTTKNKHMELGPRDKLSQCFYQEQKKGRTIKDETWGDVVHLDLRHLGEAKIDERLPFIRELSKAYVGVDPVHAPIPVRPTVHYTMGGIETNGQCATSLPGLYAVGECASVGLHGANRLGSNSLAEIVVFGKVAGEQAAQFALNNSNSDSAKLQEQAQAGLDSAMALLNSDGDESMPAIRNELGLTMEEGVGIYRTEESMQKSCDAVAALKVRFKNIKIEDKSTVFNTEWLYAIELGFLLDVAETMCHSALQRKESRGSHQRIDGYEARDDENFLKHTLAHFNAEGAPELSYSDVKITKSQPAKRVYGAELEQQEAAK; from the coding sequence GTGCAAACGATTACCACAGATATAGCTATTGTGGGAGCCGGAGGAGCAGGCTTACGGGCGGCCATCGCCGCTGCTGAAGCCAATCCGGAACTGGAGGTTGCGCTAATCTCCAAGGTCTACCCAATGCGAAGTCATACCGTTGCTGCCGAAGGTGGCGCTGCCGGTGTGATCCAAGATCATGACCAACTCGACTATCACTTCAATGACACCGTGTCCGGTGGCGACTGGCTGTGTGAGCAGGATGTGGTGGATTACTTTGTCGAAAACTGCACCGAAGAGATGATCCAGCTGGAACACTGGGGTTGCCCCTGGTCTCGTAAGCCAGATGGCAGCATTAACGTACGTGCATTTGGTGGCATGAAGATTGAGCGCACATGGTTTGCCGCTGACAAAACCGGCTTCCATATGCTGCATACGCTATTCCAAACCTCAACCAAGTATCCCCAGATCAAGCGCTACGATGAGCATTTCTGTCTTGATCTGGTGGTCGAAGATGGCCGCTGTCAGGGTGTGCTAGTCCAAGACATGGCAGAGGGTGAAACAAGCTTTATTCAAGCCAAGTCAGTGATTATCGCCACCGGCGGTGCAGGTCGTGTTTATCGCTACAATACCAACGGTGGCATTGTCACCGGTGATGGCATGGCGCTGGCGTTCCGCCACGGCGTACCATTACGGGATATGGAGTTTGTTCAGTATCACCCAACGGGCCTTCCCGGCACTGGCGTACTGATGACAGAAGGCTGCCGCGGTGAAGGCGGCATTATGATGAACAAAGATGGCTACCGTTATCTACAAGATTACGGCTTAGGGCCAGAAGTGCCGCTCGGCACAACCAAAAATAAGCATATGGAGTTAGGGCCGCGAGATAAGCTCAGCCAATGCTTCTATCAGGAACAGAAAAAAGGCCGCACCATCAAGGACGAGACCTGGGGCGATGTGGTTCATCTAGATCTTCGCCACCTCGGTGAAGCCAAAATCGACGAACGCCTGCCCTTTATCCGTGAGCTATCCAAAGCTTATGTAGGTGTTGACCCGGTACACGCACCTATTCCAGTGCGACCTACGGTGCACTACACCATGGGCGGTATTGAAACCAACGGCCAATGTGCCACCTCCCTGCCCGGCCTCTATGCGGTCGGCGAGTGTGCCAGTGTCGGGCTCCATGGTGCCAACCGTTTAGGCTCAAACTCGCTGGCCGAGATCGTTGTGTTTGGCAAAGTTGCTGGTGAGCAGGCCGCACAGTTTGCTTTGAACAATAGCAATAGCGACAGTGCCAAACTGCAGGAGCAAGCCCAAGCGGGTCTCGATTCAGCGATGGCACTGCTTAACAGCGACGGCGATGAGTCGATGCCAGCGATCCGTAATGAGCTGGGACTGACCATGGAGGAGGGTGTTGGCATCTACCGCACCGAGGAAAGCATGCAGAAGTCCTGCGATGCGGTAGCGGCGCTGAAAGTACGCTTCAAAAACATCAAGATCGAAGATAAAAGCACGGTATTTAATACCGAGTGGCTGTACGCGATTGAACTTGGCTTCCTGCTCGACGTAGCGGAAACCATGTGTCACTCGGCGCTGCAGCGCAAAGAGAGCCGAGGCTCACATCAACGCATCGACGGCTATGAAGCCCGTGATGATGAGAACTTCCTCAAGCACACATTGGCCCATTTCAATGCGGAAGGCGCCCCAGAACTCAGCTATAGCGACGTTAAGATCACCAAGAGTCAGCCCGCTAAGCGTGTCTATGGTGCCGAGCTGGAGCAACAGGAGGCTGCGAAATGA
- a CDS encoding succinate dehydrogenase/fumarate reductase iron-sulfur subunit: protein MSSAQENITVEVLRYRPEQDDKPWLQSFDIPYSYEMSILDALHYIKDNCDSSLSYRWSCRMAICGSCGYMVNKVPKLGCKTFLRDYIKSNGGSGKIRVEALANFPIERDLVAKIDDFVEKLETIKPYIIRETEEKLADGAYQQTPEEMARYKQFSMCINCGLCYAACPQYGLNNEFMGPAALALLQRYNRDSRDQGKGERLPILNSEEGVWGCTFVGYCSQVCPKGVDPAAAINQGKVESSTDYVLNLAGMSKAKQYKSAKQEKQADCGKGDCGCGGKS from the coding sequence ATGAGTTCAGCCCAAGAAAATATCACAGTAGAGGTACTGCGCTACCGGCCAGAGCAAGACGATAAGCCCTGGCTGCAAAGCTTTGACATCCCTTACAGCTATGAGATGTCGATCCTTGATGCGCTGCATTACATCAAAGATAACTGTGACAGCTCACTCTCCTATCGCTGGTCGTGCCGTATGGCGATCTGTGGTAGCTGTGGCTACATGGTTAACAAAGTGCCCAAGCTAGGCTGTAAGACCTTCTTACGGGATTACATTAAATCGAATGGCGGCTCAGGCAAGATCCGCGTCGAAGCACTGGCAAATTTCCCGATAGAGCGGGACTTAGTCGCCAAAATCGATGACTTTGTCGAAAAGTTGGAAACCATCAAGCCCTACATCATTCGGGAAACCGAGGAAAAACTGGCCGATGGGGCTTATCAGCAAACACCAGAAGAGATGGCTCGTTATAAGCAGTTTTCGATGTGCATCAACTGTGGGCTTTGCTATGCCGCCTGCCCTCAATATGGCTTGAATAATGAATTCATGGGCCCAGCAGCGCTAGCCTTGTTACAGCGTTATAACCGCGATTCCCGAGATCAGGGCAAAGGTGAACGCCTGCCAATTCTGAACTCAGAAGAGGGTGTTTGGGGCTGTACCTTTGTCGGCTACTGCTCGCAGGTTTGCCCAAAAGGCGTCGATCCTGCGGCAGCGATTAACCAAGGTAAGGTCGAAAGTAGTACCGACTATGTGTTGAATCTCGCTGGCATGAGCAAGGCTAAACAGTACAAAAGCGCCAAGCAGGAAAAACAAGCCGACTGCGGTAAAGGCGACTGTGGCTGCGGAGGTAAGTCATGA
- a CDS encoding glycosyltransferase, which yields MKSTPPNATTQVLIIGYVWPEPNSSAAGSHMVSFIKLFLAQGWQVCFASPAQLTEHMVDLQTMGVKVRAIPLNDSAFDSFAAELNPDIVLFDRFMMEEQFGWRISQHCPNAIKLLDTEDLHSLRHARHIAHKAERSMTDEDLASDYALREVASIYRCDLSFIISDFELALLQQHFNVPAQQLCYCPFMLDLANLDNQVPSFDQRTDFISIGNFRHAPNWDAVLWLRETIWPLIRKQLPQAQLHIYGAYPPPKATALHNPKLGFLVKGWAPSAEQAVKQSRILLAPLRFGAGIKGKLTDAMLWGTPSVTTEIGAEGMAEADQWPGVVVHSAEAFADAAVALYNDQQRWQLCQQQAVSVLKQRFDGEQIGQRVIAAVTELQANLSQHRLRNFTGAMLQHHHHKSTQYMAQWIEAKNKLLALTDENGSD from the coding sequence TTGAAATCAACGCCGCCTAATGCAACAACTCAGGTACTGATCATCGGCTACGTCTGGCCGGAGCCAAACTCCTCTGCGGCAGGCAGCCATATGGTTTCATTCATCAAGCTGTTTCTCGCCCAAGGCTGGCAGGTCTGTTTTGCCAGCCCTGCGCAGCTAACCGAGCACATGGTGGATTTGCAGACGATGGGCGTTAAGGTACGGGCGATCCCACTCAATGATTCTGCGTTTGACAGCTTTGCTGCTGAGCTTAACCCCGACATCGTACTGTTCGACCGCTTTATGATGGAGGAGCAGTTCGGCTGGCGGATCAGCCAACACTGCCCGAATGCGATCAAGCTATTGGATACCGAAGATCTGCACAGCCTGCGTCATGCTCGCCATATTGCTCACAAAGCAGAGCGGTCAATGACAGATGAAGATCTGGCCAGCGATTATGCCCTGCGAGAAGTCGCCAGTATCTACCGTTGTGACCTTAGCTTTATTATCTCGGATTTCGAGCTAGCGCTTCTGCAGCAACACTTCAACGTGCCAGCGCAACAGCTTTGTTACTGCCCCTTTATGCTCGATCTGGCAAACCTAGATAATCAAGTACCAAGCTTTGATCAACGAACGGATTTCATCAGTATCGGTAACTTCCGTCATGCGCCGAATTGGGACGCAGTACTCTGGCTTCGTGAGACTATTTGGCCTCTGATCCGTAAGCAGCTACCACAGGCACAATTGCACATCTATGGCGCTTATCCGCCACCAAAAGCCACCGCATTGCATAACCCCAAGCTAGGTTTCTTAGTTAAAGGCTGGGCACCGAGTGCTGAGCAAGCGGTAAAACAGAGTCGGATATTATTAGCGCCTCTAAGATTCGGCGCGGGCATTAAAGGTAAGCTCACCGACGCCATGCTGTGGGGCACCCCCAGTGTGACCACAGAGATCGGTGCCGAAGGGATGGCAGAAGCAGATCAATGGCCTGGCGTTGTCGTCCATTCAGCAGAAGCATTTGCTGACGCAGCCGTAGCGCTATACAACGATCAGCAACGCTGGCAGCTGTGCCAACAACAAGCTGTTTCGGTATTAAAACAGCGCTTTGATGGTGAACAGATAGGCCAGCGAGTTATTGCGGCAGTGACAGAGTTGCAAGCAAATTTATCCCAGCACCGCCTGCGTAACTTCACCGGTGCCATGCTGCAACACCATCACCATAAAAGCACTCAATATATGGCACAGTGGATTGAAGCGAAGAACAAGTTGCTGGCCTTGACCGATGAAAATGGCTCAGACTGA
- a CDS encoding NnrU family protein, which produces MTILAFGLLLFFAVHLVPYRPAIRGMLVRRLGDSGYKIGFSLLSVSGLALIIYGKAIASYIYLWSPVWPGILRHLTYAFSLLFFILLMAMLIPCNLRRRLHHPFLLGIAFWSWGHLIVNGDLASMLLFGSFGLFAIFAVVSALKQEKLCTLPPQANWRDALVVALGALLYAICVRFHGELFGAYLV; this is translated from the coding sequence ATGACTATTCTGGCTTTTGGATTATTGCTGTTTTTTGCCGTGCATCTGGTGCCTTATCGCCCTGCTATTCGTGGTATGTTGGTGCGTCGCCTTGGCGATTCAGGCTATAAGATTGGGTTTTCTTTGCTCTCCGTGAGTGGGCTGGCGCTGATTATTTATGGCAAGGCGATCGCCAGTTATATCTATCTCTGGTCGCCTGTTTGGCCCGGTATTTTGCGTCATTTAACCTATGCGTTTTCCCTGCTATTTTTCATTCTGCTGATGGCAATGCTGATCCCTTGTAATCTAAGACGCCGTTTGCACCATCCTTTTCTACTCGGTATCGCCTTTTGGAGTTGGGGGCACCTGATCGTCAATGGTGATTTGGCTTCGATGCTGCTGTTTGGCAGCTTTGGCCTGTTTGCTATCTTTGCTGTGGTATCGGCACTGAAACAAGAGAAGTTATGCACTTTGCCACCGCAAGCGAACTGGCGTGACGCGCTGGTCGTTGCCTTGGGTGCACTGCTTTATGCCATCTGCGTGCGCTTCCACGGAGAGCTGTTTGGTGCTTATCTGGTATAG
- a CDS encoding DUF2375 family protein codes for MQHDTITVLYYDIQDLQQIRRRCFYNMKDTKGGRVILPEHFRQTSLIVAVLEGDCEVLNTLGERYAQLPPAANF; via the coding sequence ATGCAACACGATACGATTACAGTTTTATATTACGACATACAGGATCTGCAGCAGATTAGACGTCGCTGCTTTTACAACATGAAGGATACCAAAGGCGGACGAGTTATTCTGCCTGAGCACTTTCGGCAGACATCTTTGATTGTCGCCGTGCTGGAGGGAGACTGTGAAGTGCTGAATACGCTTGGAGAGCGATACGCACAACTCCCGCCTGCTGCGAACTTTTAG
- the frdD gene encoding fumarate reductase subunit FrdD — MSFQRSHEPIVWSLFGGGGVVAAFLLPALILVTGIMAPAGLLDGDALSYARVLAFSQHWLGKLCWLTVISLPIWHAMHRVYHGLHDLKVGARGLFFVLCYGFALVVTIATGTLLLAL, encoded by the coding sequence ATGAGTTTTCAACGTTCTCACGAACCCATCGTCTGGTCGCTATTTGGCGGCGGCGGTGTGGTTGCCGCGTTCCTGCTACCCGCACTGATACTGGTTACCGGGATCATGGCACCTGCCGGATTATTAGATGGCGACGCGCTGTCCTATGCTCGCGTGCTGGCCTTCAGCCAGCACTGGTTGGGTAAACTTTGCTGGCTCACCGTGATCAGCTTGCCGATTTGGCATGCTATGCACCGTGTCTATCATGGCTTGCATGACCTGAAAGTGGGTGCGCGCGGTCTGTTCTTTGTACTTTGTTATGGCTTCGCTTTAGTGGTGACCATCGCCACAGGGACGCTGTTACTGGCACTGTAA
- a CDS encoding MAC/perforin domain-containing protein produces MNTFNRSRGVIPFFYVVCAAISICFLNGCQDAPKTPAGSVASSDTSPNIATSLGASRTVVGAAVYVPATLLTEPLGEGTAKQLFASLESDGCVVFDELAKSSDSVVHTWTKSTAFYEYLSSDTSLDASLEGPVTLGTTVKVVTKSSNEKNTSLLGAVFEFNAYKQRFDLADDCITGRHGKGSLAADFLADYKALPYPVNKPEMESSWESYDRFLKKYGSHFVSKLFAGARYRSFVTLKSSSAIKERELAVAACLSAEGPTQEGQASVKGCEGVTRQQKQAISLSDYQVNSKAFGGSEELRQLLGAGKAATPELLAEFAKTGETLQDGVKYELMPIWQLLESRFEPGTKEQKIAKSMQAYFEGFLSFNCSQLHGCGCAKVMDKKDKVMLRKFALLDKATALYGCQRPAMGCRNDDDCHYNAGKAYCQCHGDHCVNRGADKLSAVVNYTTKITGKDTGPNKSCHFVKSKLQCQCQRPDSKHMWDTLWRSDKAS; encoded by the coding sequence ATGAATACTTTCAACAGATCAAGAGGTGTTATTCCATTTTTTTATGTTGTTTGCGCGGCCATCTCCATATGTTTTTTGAATGGTTGCCAGGATGCGCCGAAAACGCCGGCAGGATCCGTCGCCAGTAGTGATACTTCCCCTAATATTGCAACGTCTTTGGGTGCCAGTCGTACCGTCGTTGGCGCGGCTGTTTATGTGCCAGCAACACTACTGACAGAGCCTTTAGGTGAAGGTACCGCCAAGCAATTGTTTGCGTCGTTGGAAAGTGACGGTTGTGTGGTGTTCGATGAGCTGGCCAAGTCGTCAGACAGTGTTGTTCATACGTGGACTAAGTCGACCGCTTTTTACGAATATCTAAGCAGTGACACATCACTTGACGCCAGTCTGGAAGGGCCGGTGACGCTAGGCACCACAGTGAAAGTGGTTACCAAATCCAGCAATGAAAAGAATACCTCATTGCTTGGTGCGGTATTTGAATTCAATGCGTACAAACAACGTTTCGACTTGGCTGATGATTGCATTACAGGTAGGCATGGCAAAGGCAGTTTGGCAGCCGACTTTCTGGCGGACTATAAGGCTTTACCCTATCCGGTCAATAAGCCAGAAATGGAGTCTTCTTGGGAGAGTTATGATCGTTTCCTAAAAAAGTATGGATCTCACTTTGTCTCGAAATTGTTTGCTGGAGCCCGTTATCGTAGTTTTGTCACATTAAAAAGCAGTAGTGCAATAAAGGAGCGTGAGCTAGCGGTGGCCGCCTGCTTGTCAGCGGAAGGGCCTACCCAAGAGGGGCAAGCGTCAGTGAAGGGTTGTGAAGGAGTGACCCGTCAGCAGAAGCAAGCGATTAGCCTATCTGATTATCAGGTCAACTCAAAAGCGTTTGGCGGCAGTGAGGAGCTTAGACAGCTGCTTGGAGCTGGCAAAGCAGCCACACCAGAGTTGTTGGCCGAATTCGCAAAAACCGGAGAAACTCTGCAAGACGGTGTGAAATATGAATTGATGCCAATTTGGCAGCTGTTAGAAAGCCGTTTCGAACCCGGAACGAAAGAGCAGAAAATAGCGAAGTCGATGCAGGCTTATTTTGAAGGCTTTCTCTCTTTTAATTGCTCACAGTTACATGGCTGCGGTTGTGCCAAAGTGATGGATAAAAAAGATAAGGTGATGCTGCGTAAGTTCGCGTTGCTTGATAAAGCAACGGCATTATATGGTTGTCAGCGTCCGGCGATGGGCTGTCGGAATGACGATGATTGTCATTACAATGCAGGCAAAGCCTATTGCCAATGTCACGGCGATCACTGTGTGAATCGTGGCGCAGACAAGCTGAGTGCCGTGGTTAACTACACGACTAAAATCACCGGTAAAGATACCGGGCCGAATAAAAGCTGCCACTTTGTCAAAAGCAAGCTTCAATGCCAGTGTCAGCGGCCAGATAGCAAGCATATGTGGGACACCCTTTGGCGAAGCGATAAGGCAAGTTAA